The genomic region CGAATCCTTCGATCAGGGCTCTGCCCGAAAGACCAGCGTGCTCCGCTACGGCAATGCAGCCGGGCAAAATACATCCACTGACATGCCCGGCGCCTGCAGTGATGTCGTCGTACTCGAGCGCGTGTGCGCTCACCCCGTTCACGAACCCGGCGTTCACCAGCGAGGTCTTTTCTCCCCAACCCAGTACCGTCGCTTGGGGAATGCCTCCGGCTTGCCGAACCGTCTCGAGCGATATTGTCGCGGACGGGGCGCGCGAGCCGGCGAGCATCGTGGCGCAGGTATCCAGGATCTTGGCCTTGGCCGAGCGAATCAGCGGCTCGGTCAGGAAACTGGCGTCGGATTCGACGCCAAAGCGAGCCAGTTGCTCTGTAACGCCCAATGTCTACTCCCGTGAGTCGGCGATCGGCGTCGCTCGCCAGGTGTCGCCACCGCTCGTGCGAGCGCGCTCTTCGGTTAGAAAGTTGCGAACTTCCGCGACACATCTTCGCGGCTCGATCAGATTGATGCCGTGACCAAAGCCGGCGAACGTCACCAGCTTCGCCGCCGGCAACGTTCGACGCATGGCAAGCATTCGCTCGGCCGTTGCTAGTTTGCTGTTCGCTCCCACCATGATCAGCGTCGGTGCCGCAATTTCGCCGACCCGGGGCCAGATATCGACGTCGACCGCCATGAGATGATGCGACACCGCGATATGCTCGGGCGCCGCTCCCATCTGCTCCACATACCAATGCTGGAGTGAAGACGAGGCGCGCGAAAGATCGATCCGGTAGCCGAGCGTTTGTAGGCACCAGGCCTTGAAGCCGTGCTTGGCGATGGCCGATGCATAGTCGGCTTCCCCCACGTTGTAAGCATCTG from Betaproteobacteria bacterium harbors:
- a CDS encoding alpha/beta fold hydrolase, which produces MVNFVMDNSRKVVVDDIAIEYELDDYTEPWREDLPETVLLHHGYCRNMHFWRPWVPLLADEFRVLRLSGRGCGGTTVPPQQTPYTLERLVSDAIGLLDALSIRRVVWVGESSGGILGLATALAHPDRISALVLCDTPFKIDDRVADAYNVGEADYASAIAKHGFKAWCLQTLGYRIDLSRASSSLQHWYVEQMGAAPEHIAVSHHLMAVDVDIWPRVGEIAAPTLIMVGANSKLATAERMLAMRRTLPAAKLVTFAGFGHGINLIEPRRCVAEVRNFLTEERARTSGGDTWRATPIADSRE